From Bacteroidota bacterium, the proteins below share one genomic window:
- a CDS encoding SDR family NAD(P)-dependent oxidoreductase → MKTIFITGATAGFGKAIAYTFAQHAWRLILNGRRQDRLEALATELRNDYGADVLTLPFDVRDREAVVQAIRNLPHEWKWVDLLVNNAGLASGLSTIQEGDFADWDVMLDTNVKGLLNVFRCIAPTMVERGQGHIINIGSIAGKQTYLRGNVYCATKAAVNALSEAMRIDMLPHGIRVTQICPGAAETEFSLVRFKGDAERAKQAYAGYKPLTAQDIADIVYFAATRPGHVVLNDIVVTPLAQASPYYMHKG, encoded by the coding sequence ATGAAAACGATCTTCATCACCGGCGCGACGGCCGGCTTCGGAAAAGCCATTGCCTACACCTTTGCGCAGCACGCGTGGCGGCTCATTCTTAACGGACGGCGGCAGGACCGGCTGGAGGCACTGGCCACCGAGTTGCGGAACGACTACGGAGCCGACGTGCTCACCCTGCCCTTCGACGTACGCGATCGCGAAGCCGTGGTACAGGCGATCAGGAACCTGCCGCACGAATGGAAGTGGGTAGACCTGCTGGTGAACAATGCCGGACTGGCCTCGGGGCTGAGCACGATCCAGGAAGGCGACTTTGCCGACTGGGACGTGATGCTCGACACCAACGTGAAAGGCCTGCTGAACGTTTTCCGTTGTATCGCGCCCACAATGGTGGAGCGCGGGCAGGGGCACATCATCAACATCGGGTCGATCGCCGGGAAGCAGACCTATTTGCGGGGCAACGTCTATTGCGCCACCAAAGCCGCAGTGAACGCCCTTTCCGAGGCCATGCGGATCGACATGCTCCCGCACGGCATCCGGGTCACGCAGATCTGTCCGGGCGCGGCGGAGACCGAGTTTTCGCTCGTCCGCTTCAAAGGCGACGCCGAACGCGCCAAACAAGCCTACGCCGGCTACAAGCCCCTCACCGCCCAGGACATCGCCGACATCGTCTATTTCGCCGCCACCCGGCCGGGGCATGTGGTTCTGAATGATATCGTAGTGACCCCGCTGGCGCAGGCGAGTCCGTATTATATGCACAAGGGGTGA
- a CDS encoding amino acid permease has product MDLFRKKSVGNILREAEAGPAGDGHQLSKHLGVRDLTALGIAAIIGAGIFSTIGNASANGGPGVILLFLFTAVACGFAAFAYAEFASIVPVSGSAYTYSYVAFGEVVAWIIGWALIMEYAIGNITVAISWSDYFTGLLAGMNIHLPEWMTMDYLTASRGYRQAEAFLHSGKSFANLDAPLQAAHSAWTGAPTLLGLHLVADLPALLIIVLITWLVYRGIRESKNAGNTMVAIKLIIVLLVIAVGVFYVNSDNWNPFLPNGIGGVLKGVSAVFFAYIGFDAISTTAEECKNPQRDLPRGMMWSIILCTILYVAIALVLTGMVPYHELAVGDPLAFVFQKLNLHWLSGIIAVSAIVAMASVLLVFQLGQPRIWMSMSRDGLLPKKFSTIHPKFRTPSFATIVTGFVVAVPALFMNLTMVTDLCSIGTLFAFVLVCAGVLRLELLPDKPKGSFRTPYVNAQYAFPGLLLLGLVVSFTVYKDEAFRFLRNDAQLVPANEFVAGLSKDEATEVGAYVARTDSANLSAAGGDLDAYVSGLDEAAYGALLAQAPLPQQKKQVEGWEVFKHKIPSWIFLISCLALAVLAFRHRFSLIPLLGLVCCLYMMSELGLSNWIGFGIWLLAGLVIYFGFSYRNSRLNRVNA; this is encoded by the coding sequence ATGGATCTATTTCGAAAAAAATCTGTCGGGAATATTTTACGGGAAGCGGAAGCGGGGCCTGCCGGTGACGGGCATCAGTTGTCGAAGCACCTGGGTGTGCGCGACCTGACCGCGCTGGGCATCGCGGCCATCATCGGCGCCGGAATCTTCAGCACGATCGGGAACGCCAGCGCGAACGGCGGTCCGGGTGTGATCCTGCTGTTTCTCTTCACCGCCGTAGCCTGCGGCTTCGCGGCCTTCGCCTATGCCGAGTTCGCCTCGATCGTGCCCGTTTCCGGCTCCGCTTATACATACAGCTACGTCGCCTTCGGCGAGGTCGTCGCCTGGATCATCGGCTGGGCGCTGATCATGGAATACGCTATCGGGAACATCACCGTGGCGATCTCCTGGTCCGACTACTTCACCGGACTGCTGGCCGGCATGAACATCCATTTGCCCGAGTGGATGACAATGGACTACCTCACCGCCTCGAGAGGCTACCGGCAGGCCGAAGCCTTTCTGCATTCCGGAAAAAGCTTCGCGAACCTCGACGCGCCCCTGCAGGCTGCGCACAGCGCCTGGACGGGCGCTCCCACCCTGCTCGGTCTGCACCTCGTCGCCGACCTTCCCGCCCTGCTCATCATCGTGCTGATCACCTGGCTGGTGTACCGCGGCATCCGCGAGTCGAAGAACGCCGGCAATACGATGGTCGCGATCAAGCTCATCATCGTGTTGCTCGTGATCGCCGTGGGCGTCTTCTACGTGAACAGCGACAACTGGAATCCCTTTCTCCCCAACGGCATCGGCGGGGTGTTGAAAGGCGTGTCGGCTGTGTTCTTCGCGTACATCGGTTTCGACGCCATCAGCACCACGGCGGAAGAATGCAAGAACCCGCAGCGCGACCTGCCCAGGGGCATGATGTGGTCCATCATCCTCTGCACGATCCTCTACGTGGCGATCGCGCTGGTGCTCACCGGCATGGTCCCGTACCACGAACTGGCCGTGGGCGACCCGCTGGCCTTCGTGTTCCAGAAGCTGAACCTGCACTGGCTCTCGGGCATCATCGCCGTGAGCGCGATCGTGGCCATGGCGAGCGTGCTGCTCGTGTTCCAGCTCGGACAGCCGCGCATCTGGATGAGCATGAGCCGCGACGGTTTGTTGCCCAAGAAATTCTCGACCATCCACCCGAAATTCCGTACGCCTTCGTTTGCCACCATCGTCACCGGCTTCGTGGTGGCCGTGCCGGCCCTGTTCATGAACCTCACCATGGTGACCGACCTGTGCAGCATCGGCACCCTGTTCGCCTTCGTGCTGGTGTGTGCCGGGGTGTTGCGGCTCGAGTTATTGCCCGACAAACCCAAAGGCTCCTTCCGCACCCCGTATGTGAACGCGCAGTACGCCTTCCCCGGCCTGTTGCTGCTCGGGCTGGTGGTGTCGTTCACGGTTTACAAGGATGAAGCGTTCCGTTTCCTGCGCAACGACGCGCAACTGGTCCCGGCAAACGAGTTCGTAGCCGGGCTGAGCAAGGACGAAGCCACGGAAGTAGGCGCTTACGTTGCCCGCACCGACAGCGCGAATCTCAGCGCCGCGGGCGGCGACCTGGACGCGTACGTCTCCGGTCTCGACGAAGCCGCGTACGGCGCCCTGCTCGCGCAGGCACCGCTGCCACAGCAGAAGAAGCAGGTCGAAGGCTGGGAGGTGTTCAAGCACAAGATCCCGAGCTGGATCTTCCTGATCAGTTGCCTGGCGCTGGCGGTGCTGGCCTTCCGTCATCGCTTTTCGCTGATCCCTTTGCTGGGACTCGTCTGTTGCCTGTACATGATGAGCGAGTTGGGCCTGTCGAACTGGATCGGCTTCGGGATCTGGCTGCTGGCGGGATTGGTCATTTATTTCGGGTTCAGTTACCGGAACAGCCGGCTGAACCGCGTCAACGCGTAA
- the purL gene encoding phosphoribosylformylglycinamidine synthase subunit PurL: MSETLEQAVTVETAKELGLLPEEFDKIKEYLGRTPNFTELSIYSVMWSEHCSYKNSIVWLKTLPKDGPHMLVQAGAENAGLVAIGDGLACAFKIESHNHPSAIEPYQGAATGVGGINRDIFTMGARPVAQLNSLRFGNLSLDKTRWLLRGVVKGIGDYGNAFGVPTVGGELFFDDCYNINPLVNAMSAGIVEVGKTISATSYGVGNPVYIVGSATGKDGIHGATFASGDLHEDSAEDLPSVQVGDPFTEKLLLEASLEVIASGAVVGMQDMGAAGIICSTSEMSAKGKHGMVIHLDKVPTRQKHMQAWEILLSESQERMLIVVKRGREPEVRKIFDKWDLNCVQIGEVTSGTQLKFFMDGEMVADVPADSLVLGGGAPVYHREYSVPSYFYENKRFRIDEIEEPEDLREVGQFLLRHPNIASRRWVYRQYDSMVGTVNMSTNAPSDAAIVNLKRSDKALALTVDCNSRYVHADPEQGCAIAVAEAARNIVCSGGEPSAITNCLNFGNPYNKEVYWQFVNAIKGMGKACRKFQTPVTGGNVSFYNQSSDEGPVFPTPTIGMLGVLQSKSHRMTLDFKRAGDSIFLIGESVNDINSSEYLYSWHKRKNTPAPHFDLDTEYAVQQVVKQLIRKGLVASAHDVSDGGLFIALAESGFPNNLGFSIETDFDCRADAFLFGEAQSRVVVSVNEQHIDAFVDYLSTVNNVTWSNLGTVTEGEVLIDEQSWGSIGEMKAEYETVIEKMMNVE, encoded by the coding sequence ATGTCCGAAACACTCGAGCAGGCAGTGACTGTGGAAACGGCCAAAGAACTGGGCCTGCTTCCGGAGGAATTCGATAAGATCAAGGAATACCTGGGCCGTACGCCCAACTTCACCGAACTCAGTATCTATTCGGTGATGTGGAGCGAACACTGCTCCTACAAGAACTCCATCGTCTGGCTCAAGACGCTGCCGAAAGACGGACCGCATATGCTCGTACAGGCCGGTGCGGAGAATGCCGGTCTGGTTGCCATCGGCGACGGACTCGCCTGCGCCTTCAAGATCGAATCGCATAACCATCCTTCCGCCATTGAACCCTACCAGGGCGCAGCAACGGGTGTGGGCGGCATCAACCGCGACATCTTTACCATGGGCGCCCGCCCGGTGGCGCAGCTCAACAGCTTGCGCTTCGGTAACCTGTCGCTCGACAAGACCCGCTGGCTGCTGCGCGGCGTCGTGAAAGGCATCGGCGACTACGGCAACGCCTTCGGCGTACCGACGGTCGGCGGTGAACTCTTCTTCGACGACTGCTACAACATCAACCCGCTCGTGAATGCCATGTCGGCGGGCATCGTGGAAGTCGGCAAGACGATCTCCGCTACTTCCTACGGCGTCGGCAACCCGGTGTACATCGTCGGTTCCGCCACGGGCAAGGACGGTATCCACGGCGCCACCTTCGCTTCGGGCGACCTGCACGAAGATTCCGCCGAAGACCTGCCGTCTGTACAGGTCGGTGATCCGTTCACCGAAAAACTGCTGCTCGAAGCCAGCCTCGAGGTGATCGCCTCCGGCGCGGTGGTCGGCATGCAGGACATGGGCGCGGCGGGCATCATCTGCTCAACCAGCGAGATGTCGGCCAAGGGTAAGCACGGCATGGTCATCCACCTCGACAAGGTACCGACCCGGCAGAAGCACATGCAGGCCTGGGAGATTCTCCTCAGCGAATCCCAGGAGCGGATGCTCATCGTCGTCAAGCGCGGCCGGGAACCCGAGGTGCGCAAGATCTTTGACAAGTGGGACCTCAACTGCGTGCAGATCGGAGAAGTGACCTCCGGCACGCAGCTCAAGTTCTTCATGGACGGCGAAATGGTCGCCGACGTCCCCGCCGATTCACTCGTGCTGGGTGGCGGCGCTCCGGTCTATCACCGCGAGTATTCGGTGCCGAGTTATTTTTACGAGAACAAGCGCTTCCGCATCGACGAGATCGAAGAGCCGGAAGACCTGCGCGAAGTCGGACAGTTCCTGCTCCGCCACCCCAACATCGCCTCGCGCCGCTGGGTGTACCGGCAGTACGACTCGATGGTCGGCACGGTGAACATGAGCACCAACGCGCCTTCCGACGCCGCGATCGTCAACCTCAAGCGTTCCGACAAAGCCCTCGCCCTTACAGTCGATTGCAATAGCCGCTACGTGCACGCCGACCCCGAACAGGGCTGCGCCATCGCCGTGGCCGAAGCCGCGCGCAACATCGTCTGCTCCGGCGGAGAACCTTCCGCCATCACCAACTGCCTCAACTTCGGCAATCCGTACAACAAGGAAGTGTACTGGCAGTTCGTCAACGCCATCAAGGGCATGGGCAAGGCCTGCCGGAAGTTCCAGACACCCGTCACCGGCGGGAACGTGAGCTTCTACAACCAGAGCTCCGACGAAGGACCGGTCTTCCCGACGCCGACGATCGGCATGCTCGGCGTGTTGCAGAGCAAGTCGCACCGCATGACGCTCGACTTCAAGCGCGCGGGCGACAGCATCTTCCTCATCGGCGAATCGGTGAACGACATCAACAGCTCCGAGTACCTGTATAGCTGGCACAAGCGCAAGAACACCCCCGCGCCGCACTTCGACCTCGACACCGAGTATGCCGTGCAACAGGTCGTGAAGCAGCTCATCCGCAAAGGCCTCGTAGCCTCGGCGCACGACGTATCCGACGGCGGCCTCTTCATCGCCCTGGCTGAATCGGGTTTCCCCAACAACCTCGGCTTCAGCATCGAGACCGATTTCGACTGCCGCGCCGACGCCTTCCTCTTCGGCGAAGCCCAGAGCCGCGTGGTCGTCAGCGTCAACGAACAACACATCGACGCCTTCGTCGACTACCTCTCCACCGTCAACAACGTCACCTGGTCCAACCTCGGCACCGTCACCGAAGGCGAAGTCCTCATCGACGAACAATCCTGGGGCAGCATCGGCGAGATGAAAGCGGAGTATGAGACGGTTATTGAGAAGATGATGAATGTCGAGTGA